AGAACCGTCGGCGGATGTGGAAACCGCGCCCGAGGGCGGCGAGCGCATCCTGTTTGTGGATGACGAACATTTGCTCGTGGATATCGGCCGGCAAACCTTGGAAAGGCTGGGGTACAGAGTGACCGGTCTGACGTCCGCCACCGAAGCGCTGGACCTGTTCAGGAAAGCGCCGGACGAGTTCGATCTGGTGATCACGGATCAGACCATGCCGAACGTGACCGGGATCCATCTGGCGACGGAGATGCTGATGGTGCGGCCCGATATGCCGATCATACTCTGCACCGGATTCAGTCATGACGCCACATCCGAGAAAGCCCTGGCATGCGGGATCAAGCGATTTTTGATGAAGCCCGTGACCGCTCGCGAGGTGGCCAAGGTCGTCCGGGAAGTGCTCGATGGCTGTTGAGGGAGTACCTATAACTTAAACGATAATGGCTTCGCGCATCTTGTATGCCACCTCTTCTTTTGTATCTGTTCAGGGGCATACGGGGAGATTCCCTGGAATCCGCCCGTGAAGGGATCGTATCGCGGATTTCGCTCCTGTGAACAAATACGGCTCACGGATTGCCTGCACGGCGGTGGTTTCTTTTTCGGCCGATCACATTCCGGCGAGTAAGGCGCGCACATTGCGTTTACCGGCATTGAAGGATTCAGCGGGTATGGTTGAGCACGGTGTTTTTCAAACATCGATGCAAGCTATACGTGAACTCAGCATCTACATCCTCAAACGGGTCCATCAGGGGTGAGAAGCCCTGCGGATGACTTTTAAAATGAGAGTCGCCGATCCGCATAACACGACATACCAAAATTTGAATGCAGAGATAACTCATTAATATTCTTCTGGCTAACGAGATAACAAAAAGATCGACAAGGGCTTCTTAGACATTCAGTAACAAACAGCTCGCATCCGATGCCGAGCATCTAACTATCGTTGAACACCTGCTTCACTCAGCATTCAGTCTTTATCGTTAGCCCGCGGCCAACTTTTCGAAAAGGAGAAGCGAAAGTGCGATTGTTTCTCTACATTTTGGCGGCTTCAAATGATCCTGACACCGTGGAATGCTTGGTACCTTACTTGGTGAATGAAGAAGAGATATTCTTCGGCCCATGCAAGCGATCCTTGCGAAAGGCATTTCGTAAGCAATATCTCAAGACAGCGAACGACTTCTTTCTTGAGGAAGAAGTGATCATAGTGGGTGTGAATGGAAGCAACCGGCATCGGAATCGGAAGATAGTGTGGGCAGGTCGTGTTGTTCGTCTGATGACTTTTGAAACCGCCTATGAGGCACTTCATGGGTCCAAGTATCAGGAAATGCGAGAGAGAGAGGATTCTCCGCTTCACCTGAAGCCGCTGTATGATGAGGGTGAATTTCAGGGATATGCGCACTGCTCACTCATGCACAGTAAACTGGACGGATGGATTCGAGATCTGACTCATAGCAGCAATCCTCACGTGCGACGAGAGGGAAATCGGTTATTGCTGGTGCCGGGTACGGATCGGCACCAAGCTTTTCCTCGCGATTGCTGTTTTGTGCTTGACAGGATATTCTTCGCCCAAGGTGCTGGGATTCCTATCAGCGAAGAAATGGTTGAAGTCCTGAGAAGAGTTCAACCTGAGAGAGAGGGCATCGGTGATTATGCTATCTTTGGGCAGCGAATCGATGAGAGTGCAGATGGTCGCACAGGGCGCTGGCTGGAAATATCAGGGAGTGAAGCGGAGAAGCTGTTGAAGCAAATTGAGGAGGGGGTTCCGAGTTCACCAGAGGAAAAGGACGTTAAAGAAATTCGTTTCAAGTCGTGTAATTGCCGGTGAGAGTTCAGAGGCCGCTGGCTACCCGCATGCACGCGACCGCCCTACCGAGAACCTTTATGAGGTTAGCACCGCTTTTGAAGCGCGTTGAGGCAAGTTTGGCGTTACTGCGAAACCAGTGAGGAATATTGGGGATGTGCATGTTTTAAACTTTACAACGCATTGCCGGTGTACGGATGATGGGAGACGAGCGTATTCTCGGAGAGAGCGAACTCATGGAAAATGTACTCAGGTCGGCGGGTGAAACGCTCGAGGAAAAATTTGAGTTCAAAGCCCGCGGGTATGATTTCAACCGAGTCATTTCCCGTGTGCCGAATCGATGGGTATGACCCCCAAGGAAGTGACGGCATTCGGTAAATCGCCGCAAACGGTCAAGGCTCTGGCGCTCTTATGTTATTGGGCGCATCGAAAGGTTGGGATGACCGCTACTGAGATTGCCGGGAGGCTCGAGATCACTCGACCGGCGGCAAGTCGCTTGTCGAAACCGGGAGAACAGATTGAAAAAGAATATCCATTTAGTTTGATTGGAAAATAAAGGTATAAAAGCATGGGCGTCTCCATGAACCCCTCAGACAAACGTCTGGGCCACCCGCCGGCTTTTACAGTCTGTATAAACCGGGACAAGTTTTTCGGGGAATTGCATCGAGGGCACTATTTTATGGTATTTAGAACCAATTATGAAAAGTTGCAGCAACTTCTTATATAGAAAAGCACAGCCTGTGTTTGCAGTTTTACACAGACTGTATACTTATTGTTAGATATGAAATGAGAAACCAGTATGCCTGAGTTATCGACATTGGTCCAAATAGCCTGCATAGCACTTACGACTATAGCGACTATTGTCCTTGCCTTCTTAACCGGAAAGTATGTCCGGCTTACACATTCGCTGTTAGAGGAAACTAAATCGCAAAAGGAACCGAACGTATGGATTGATTTGGAGCTTTCTCGTAACCAAGCGAAATTGTTAATTGGTAACTCTGGTACCTCACCTGCAAAGAACCTAAGATTCGAAGTTAAAGATAATATACCTTGGCGTCAAGACAAAGATTATAATAGAACTCTTGAGACACTTCATCCATGTAAAAATGGTATTTCATATTTAGCCCCTTCCAGAATACTTAAATACATTGCCGGATTCATAGACAATAAACGAACCTTTTCTGAATTGGATAGCATTGTTGAGATAAAACTCAATTACGAAACTGAAACAGGCAAGGAAGTTTCCCGAGAGTTTGTTATCGATATTGGTCAATATTATGGAGTTCTATTTGAATCTTTTAAGAACCCCGCCTCTGAAATAGCTGATGCTATTAAAGATGTTGAGCGTGCTCAGAGGTCAAATCGTACCAGCGAGCAATCCTGGTCGAATTTTTCCAAGAAAAACTGTCCATTTTGTGGTGAGCGGATTAGCCATGAAGCAAAAAAATGTCCGCATTGTTTGGAATTTTTGCCCGATGATGAAAAAGAAAAAGTGGCAAGCTTTAACAATGCTAATTCAGCCGATACAAAAAACCGTGCGCCTGATTAGCGCCGTTCAACTCAACACTTCGGGGTCAGGTCTTGCTTTTTGATATCTTTCCTCTCGGGGCCACCTTTTCAGAATAATTATCCTATGACCGAATATTCATAGCCTGATTTTATTAAGGATACCAATATAATCCGTACCCAGGCGACGGAACGTCCCTGATTTAGGAAAATGCAACTAGTGCGTCTCTTGAATAGTAACAACAAATTTCTGTATAGCGCAGAACAGTTAGTCCTTAATATTTCCCGAGCGATCATCAAAACGAAGGCATGGAAATGCATTCCTTTGGAGTCAAAGGATTAAATTCATAAGATTAAGAGATAAAAGAATGCCGGCGCAAAAACGATTCAAAATATTATCACCGACTGCTATCTTGGGATACGGGTTCCCGTTGAATTCATTCGCCAGAGGAATGGAAGAGCGCCCTGATCTTATAGCAGTAGATGGCGGTTCCACAGATCCAGGCCCCTACTATCTGGGATCAGGTAAATCTTTTACCAGCAAAGAAGGAGTAAAACGAGATCTGGCTATCATTATAGAAGCCGGACTTAAAGCCGGAATCCCTGTTGCTGTTGGTACCGCTGGAGGTTCCGGGGCTGCTCCTCATCTACAATGGTGCGCCGATATTGTCAGAGAGATTGCTCAAGAGAAGAAAATTTCTTTCAAACTCGGCATTATTCCAGGAGATGTTGAAAAAAGGACCGTCAAAAAAGCATTGGCTCAGAACCGGATCAAACCATTAGATCATACTGATCTTCTTACAGAAACCGCGATAAATGAATCAACACATATCGTAGCTCAAATGGGCATTGAACCGTTTATTACAGCCCATGAGCAAGGGTGCGAGGTTATATTGGCAGGACGAGCCTATGATCCGGCGCCATTTGCGGCTTTGGCCGTTTTGATGGGTTATCGCAAAGGTCTTGCCCTCCATATGGGAAAGATTCTTGAATGTGCTGCTATTGCAGCCACGCCTGGTTCAGGTTCGGACTGCGTTTTAGGAGTCGTTGAACAGGACAGTTTTGTACTCAAGGCCTTGAGTCCGGAAAGGAAATTCACTCGGTTATCCGTAGCCGCTCATTCGCTGTACGAAAAATCAGATCCTTACCACCTTCATGGACCTGATGGTCACATAGATCTTACGCAATGCCGTTTCACCGAATTAGAAGAAGGTATGGTCAGAGTATCCGGCAGTCAGTTTATTCCATCCGAGAAAACCTATATCAAACTTGAGGGTGCTTGCCCGGCTGGGTTTCGTACAATTTCAATTGCCGGGATACGGGATCCCGTCCTCATTGATAAAATTGATTCTGTATTAAAAGATGTAATTCAAAAGATTCAACCCTTTTTCCCCGGTTTGAATATGAACGACAGACTGCAAATAAGGCAATATGGCGCCTGTGGTGTTATGGGAGTTTTGGAACAAGAGAAGCAGAAGGGGCATGAACTGGGACTTGTCATTGAAGCTCTGGGGGATACCCAGGAAGAAGCTGATGCATTATGCAGCTTGTATCGCTCCACTCTTCTGCACTATGGGTATGAAGGCAGGGTGGCTACTGCAGGCAACCTTGCTTTTCCATTTTCTCCATCGGATTTGTCGGCTGGAAGGGTATACCATTTTTCGATCTATCATCTCATGGAGATCGATGCTGAGGAATTATTCCCTTTAAGATGTGAAACAGTCAGAGGAAACTGAAATGAAGCTGACAGATATCGCAACTGTCATACGCAGTAAAAATGCAGGCCCTTTTCTCCTGACTCTGGACATAATGTTCAAAGATCGGTTTACATATGAAAAATTCAAAAAAGCAGGCCTAATGACAAAGGAAAGAGCGGCAGACATATATGGCATCGAGGTAGATGACATTCAATCCGTAACTTTTTTTGATCCGGCGGATGCCGTGAAAATTACGTTTACAAGGCCAATTGTTTCCGGTGGTCTTGGCGATACCGATATATATGGCGCCCAGCAACACGTTCCTTTAATGAACTGGGAGTTTTCTCTGAATTTGTAATGACAGATCGAGCAGAACTAGCCGCAGAGAAATTTTCTAGTACTCAAGCATAATTATCCGACGGCTAAATATTCATAGCCCGATTGTATTAAGGATACCAGTGCAATACATAACAGGCAACGGGATAATAGTTAGGCCGTCGAAGGATTGAGAATTATGGACACATCGAAGTTCTACGACATCACTCACCGTGAACATGTGGTATGC
This is a stretch of genomic DNA from Deltaproteobacteria bacterium. It encodes these proteins:
- a CDS encoding acyclic terpene utilization AtuA family protein, whose translation is MPAQKRFKILSPTAILGYGFPLNSFARGMEERPDLIAVDGGSTDPGPYYLGSGKSFTSKEGVKRDLAIIIEAGLKAGIPVAVGTAGGSGAAPHLQWCADIVREIAQEKKISFKLGIIPGDVEKRTVKKALAQNRIKPLDHTDLLTETAINESTHIVAQMGIEPFITAHEQGCEVILAGRAYDPAPFAALAVLMGYRKGLALHMGKILECAAIAATPGSGSDCVLGVVEQDSFVLKALSPERKFTRLSVAAHSLYEKSDPYHLHGPDGHIDLTQCRFTELEEGMVRVSGSQFIPSEKTYIKLEGACPAGFRTISIAGIRDPVLIDKIDSVLKDVIQKIQPFFPGLNMNDRLQIRQYGACGVMGVLEQEKQKGHELGLVIEALGDTQEEADALCSLYRSTLLHYGYEGRVATAGNLAFPFSPSDLSAGRVYHFSIYHLMEIDAEELFPLRCETVRGN
- a CDS encoding DUF4387 domain-containing protein is translated as MKLTDIATVIRSKNAGPFLLTLDIMFKDRFTYEKFKKAGLMTKERAADIYGIEVDDIQSVTFFDPADAVKITFTRPIVSGGLGDTDIYGAQQHVPLMNWEFSLNL